One window from the genome of Gimesia aquarii encodes:
- a CDS encoding GntR family transcriptional regulator, whose product MSTTNLPGSFSMVPRGNIREVVVQRILAAVIRDEFPVGHRMVIQNLAEQFGVSATPVREALVELASIGIVENLPNRGAVMREFGVAQIREIYQLRRILEVEAIRTACGNIEPRLLSEMSDEFATIAKEPRGDSWSQKAMLLDIKLHTLIADHCGSVRLQDELRRYNTLVQAIREVVDNESQAQEIALSDHKQIIKALQSNDCDLAAQTMEKHICNTANLVEKLMQERLQNK is encoded by the coding sequence ATGTCTACTACCAATCTACCTGGATCGTTCTCCATGGTTCCCAGAGGGAATATCCGTGAGGTTGTCGTGCAACGAATTCTGGCAGCGGTGATTCGAGACGAATTTCCCGTTGGACACCGGATGGTGATTCAAAATCTAGCCGAGCAATTTGGAGTCAGTGCTACCCCCGTTCGCGAGGCTCTGGTCGAATTGGCTTCGATCGGGATTGTTGAAAACCTTCCCAACCGTGGTGCGGTAATGCGTGAATTTGGAGTCGCTCAGATCCGTGAAATTTATCAACTTCGAAGAATTTTGGAAGTTGAAGCGATTCGAACAGCGTGTGGGAATATTGAACCAAGACTACTGTCTGAAATGTCAGATGAGTTTGCAACGATCGCCAAAGAGCCTCGGGGCGATAGTTGGTCACAAAAAGCGATGTTGCTTGATATCAAGCTACATACATTGATTGCAGATCATTGTGGCAGTGTACGTTTGCAAGATGAGTTACGCCGATACAATACCCTGGTTCAAGCAATTCGCGAAGTTGTTGACAATGAAAGTCAGGCACAAGAAATCGCGCTCTCGGACCACAAACAAATCATCAAAGCGCTACAATCAAACGATTGTGATCTCGCTGCACAAACAATGGAAAAACATATCTGTAACACAGCAAATCTGGTTGAAAAATTAATGCAGGAACGACTCCAAAACAAGTAA
- a CDS encoding DNA integrity scanning protein DisA nucleotide-binding domain protein — MQRVELSSQLTSLLKAAKRLASDCEIEVVFLLADIPYNFLEIKKALGKLRLVVSSDKPDVQRAAQEDGIDLVPLIHEPQTRQVQISQAILEAIADEFLASGERIVALYAGFEREQADSLSIVSLADHLAKLTSRDLQRLETKVPLQTLRTVVDLAVEIGREGREGKPVGALFVVGNHRKVLGLSHEQVHDPFKGYSQKDRVVTNPRVKESMKELAQIDGAFIISSDGVAQSAGRILNASAEGLTLSKGLGARHWAAAAISKSTGAIAIAVSESTGTVRIFQDGYVVLRIEPMSSAMKWFDFDTEPPQTE, encoded by the coding sequence ATGCAACGGGTTGAGCTCTCTTCACAATTAACAAGCTTGTTAAAAGCCGCCAAACGGTTGGCTAGTGATTGTGAGATTGAAGTCGTATTCCTGTTAGCTGATATTCCCTATAATTTTCTGGAAATCAAGAAAGCTTTAGGGAAGTTACGCCTTGTCGTTTCGTCTGATAAGCCTGATGTTCAGCGCGCTGCTCAGGAAGATGGTATTGACTTGGTACCTTTGATTCACGAACCACAAACGCGACAAGTCCAAATCAGTCAGGCGATATTAGAAGCGATTGCAGATGAATTTCTTGCATCAGGCGAACGGATCGTTGCTCTGTATGCAGGATTTGAGAGGGAACAGGCTGATTCTCTGAGTATTGTCAGTCTTGCAGATCATTTAGCAAAACTAACTTCACGCGATTTGCAGCGTTTGGAAACCAAAGTCCCCTTGCAGACGCTACGAACGGTCGTCGATTTAGCAGTTGAAATTGGTAGGGAAGGTCGTGAAGGAAAACCCGTTGGTGCCTTATTTGTAGTAGGAAACCATCGCAAAGTCTTAGGTCTCTCTCACGAGCAAGTTCATGACCCGTTTAAAGGCTACTCACAAAAAGATCGCGTTGTGACGAATCCACGCGTCAAAGAGAGTATGAAAGAGCTTGCTCAAATTGATGGGGCATTCATAATCAGCTCTGATGGGGTCGCGCAATCTGCGGGGCGTATTTTGAATGCTTCAGCCGAGGGGTTGACTCTCTCTAAAGGTTTGGGGGCTCGTCACTGGGCTGCCGCTGCCATCTCCAAATCGACAGGGGCGATTGCGATTGCCGTCTCAGAATCAACGGGAACTGTGCGTATCTTTCAGGATGGTTATGTCGTATTGAGAATCGAACCGATGAGTAGTGCGATGAAGTGGTTTGATTTTGACACTGAACCACCCCAAACAGAATAA
- a CDS encoding HNH endonuclease, giving the protein MVASTLERPTLILNRNWQPVGVTTVARAVVKIWNESALIVDPADYQTYSWSDWAKLYPNDDELSIQSSHSRFRVPEVITLLKYDRVPRNVVTFSRRNVFKRDRFTCQYCGCQPGSEELTIDHVLPRSQGGETSWENCVLACVECNSKKAARTPSQARMKLQKEPIRPKWKPFYAMQSIRIDSWFRFISESYWNVELET; this is encoded by the coding sequence ATGGTAGCATCAACATTGGAACGACCAACGCTGATACTGAATCGAAACTGGCAACCTGTGGGGGTTACGACCGTTGCTCGTGCCGTTGTCAAAATCTGGAACGAGAGCGCGTTGATCGTCGACCCTGCTGACTATCAAACATATTCGTGGTCAGATTGGGCAAAGTTATATCCAAATGACGATGAATTGTCGATTCAAAGTAGTCATTCACGATTTCGGGTACCAGAAGTGATTACACTTCTGAAGTATGATCGCGTCCCGCGCAATGTTGTGACGTTCAGTCGTCGAAATGTTTTCAAGCGTGACCGTTTTACGTGCCAGTACTGTGGTTGCCAACCAGGCAGCGAAGAACTCACAATCGATCACGTATTGCCGCGGTCTCAAGGTGGCGAAACTTCATGGGAGAATTGTGTCCTGGCTTGTGTGGAATGCAATTCAAAAAAGGCTGCCCGAACGCCATCGCAAGCAAGGATGAAATTGCAAAAAGAACCAATTCGTCCGAAGTGGAAACCCTTTTATGCGATGCAAAGCATACGAATCGACAGCTGGTTCCGCTTCATCAGTGAATCCTATTGGAATGTTGAATTGGAAACATGA
- a CDS encoding carboxypeptidase-like regulatory domain-containing protein — protein sequence MFCINCLHRISITLCFFVVGSLAGCSSETREIPETVPVKGAVLFKGEPVKGASVVFYNPEIKSANATINATTNEMGEFELKSYFGPRDERNGVVPGTYKVTILKMAPPGKMTEEEYQAKVTEADKIVSAGGVLTQAQTPPELTQMIPRQYSDVTVSKLEAKVDPEQDNHFQFDLK from the coding sequence ATGTTTTGCATTAATTGTCTACATCGAATCAGCATCACACTCTGTTTTTTCGTAGTTGGTTCACTGGCCGGTTGTTCGTCTGAAACTCGTGAAATTCCAGAAACAGTTCCTGTCAAAGGCGCGGTTTTATTTAAAGGTGAACCTGTAAAGGGAGCTTCGGTTGTTTTTTATAATCCAGAAATAAAATCAGCGAATGCAACAATTAATGCCACGACTAATGAGATGGGAGAATTTGAACTGAAATCCTACTTCGGACCTCGAGACGAAAGAAATGGTGTTGTCCCAGGGACTTATAAAGTCACCATTTTGAAAATGGCTCCTCCCGGAAAGATGACGGAAGAAGAGTATCAAGCGAAAGTCACAGAGGCTGACAAAATTGTATCTGCTGGTGGAGTTCTGACGCAGGCACAAACCCCGCCAGAACTAACACAAATGATTCCGCGACAGTATTCTGATGTAACCGTTTCAAAATTGGAAGCTAAAGTGGATCCTGAGCAGGATAACCATTTCCAATTTGATTTGAAATAA
- a CDS encoding DUF1559 domain-containing protein codes for MMLSKPRKQNGFTLIELLVVIAIIAILIALLLPAVQQAREAARRSTCKNNLKQIGLALHNYHDTFGVFVHMMGGTANGRCFGGSPVTDGCGTGTFGSGNESRVSGFIGLLPYIDQAPLFNQIASPLGSYPAFGSSRDDGGYAPWKAKLSLILCPSNPAPASYRNFGWTVPQSYVFCMGDTINNWGVRNTRGIFGFQSSTRFRDIIDGASNTIMLAERGIYSGNDRDVRGLAANGVSSVLTAPNTCFTTASGGLYNAGQSVQKDRHMGGMWQHGQPHFAGFCTVLPPNSPSCMSNTHGDSWALASASSYHEGGAHVLLADGAVRFVSENIDTGNLGAAPATSGPSHYGIWGALGTKNGTETVGEF; via the coding sequence ATGATGTTGTCCAAGCCCCGAAAACAGAACGGTTTTACTCTGATTGAATTACTGGTCGTTATCGCGATTATTGCGATACTGATCGCGCTTCTCTTGCCAGCTGTACAACAGGCAAGAGAGGCAGCGCGTCGATCTACCTGTAAGAATAATCTCAAACAAATCGGATTGGCATTGCACAATTATCATGACACGTTTGGGGTCTTTGTCCACATGATGGGGGGAACCGCCAATGGTCGATGTTTTGGAGGTAGCCCTGTTACTGATGGCTGTGGGACGGGTACGTTTGGAAGTGGAAATGAAAGCCGTGTCAGTGGATTCATTGGTCTGTTACCTTATATTGATCAGGCACCTTTATTTAATCAAATTGCTTCACCACTGGGAAGCTACCCGGCATTTGGCTCTTCACGCGATGATGGAGGTTACGCCCCCTGGAAAGCAAAGCTTTCTTTAATTCTTTGTCCTTCAAATCCAGCACCTGCATCCTATCGAAATTTTGGCTGGACGGTCCCACAAAGCTACGTCTTTTGCATGGGGGACACGATAAATAATTGGGGTGTCAGAAATACAAGGGGAATTTTTGGATTTCAATCCAGTACTCGCTTTCGAGATATTATCGACGGTGCCAGCAATACAATCATGTTAGCAGAAAGAGGTATCTATTCTGGTAATGACAGAGACGTTCGTGGTTTGGCTGCCAATGGTGTGAGCTCGGTTCTCACGGCGCCGAATACCTGTTTTACAACCGCCAGTGGTGGACTCTACAACGCAGGTCAGAGCGTCCAGAAAGACAGACATATGGGGGGGATGTGGCAACATGGTCAACCACATTTTGCCGGATTCTGTACAGTGTTACCTCCCAATAGTCCTTCATGCATGTCGAATACACACGGCGATAGTTGGGCGCTTGCGAGTGCCAGTAGTTATCACGAAGGAGGCGCACATGTTCTCCTGGCTGATGGCGCCGTACGTTTTGTCAGTGAAAATATCGACACAGGAAACTTAGGCGCGGCACCAGCCACTAGTGGCCCAAGTCATTACGGGATTTGGGGAGCCCTGGGGACGAAAAATGGAACTGAGACGGTTGGTGAGTTCTAA
- a CDS encoding COG1470 family protein, with amino-acid sequence MSNVAIKLIAVTGVVGLGFLMFLQAQKGMQTGADESQMSQLESLDGVNDKVSYPDAPATVRKQTEKNTEPLKIPFSKVPAELSELAARTAKLLPTQKKKPREIPFEPNTKSSKIKLTAASDEVVTDDQKVAEVTEFKKGMTLEAPPKGLDFRESSEMKVSKATENPFSDSLKTPLEKVESLTPTQSEFKTGPQFGLPASDSTASSLSKETNPSEKIPGKENSVNPFKQADTASDQPRLSDQKIQPVEQTQVEENPFTEEELPVKKLENNEPPFEVSKKNTNDIPTIDSNPFMTVPDQKSEPKTLSIPPKQKLTPEVEPEFNPFATESSAKSIEPVPDKQDEIGTAPQITTENPEAKEITDNSIQLDKDRSPFNSDPKPKREPVSEKKSSDVVVIKKRKGKSSPETPPLFTIESGPRKVTEATPDPVELAPSPEPKPLSLVEENQPVPHEPAKLKVQQKIHSPKMTIQKMAPPEAVLGEPFIYHVLVKNIGTTSAQEVVVEDRIPKGAKLTGTIPRAEQINDRIIWRLGSMGPGVEKKISIRVIPEKAGQIGSVATVNFVTEVAAATKITSPKLIIQSDSPEAVKPGEITVVNYTITNSGSGDAKNVYVRSLIPPQFSHPGGDDIEYSVGVIPAGETKQIQLKLKAIKPGSGKNVSSVIGDGNLKAETEVPLKVVGNGEKILLTRKGPKNRYLGRSAQYENVITNNSEQPIQNISVFESIPPGMKFISASANGQFDPVRKVVQWDILELPASDQQMLSIELEPTTVGKALSTVQVVIDNSSKFAVNLQSETTILGQPLLKVETSELKGPLEVGEKMAMQVQLLNQGSASATNVEFRVKIPQELMFLSAKGPAKYRQAGSYVIFESTQELPAKQALDFELFLAARNKGDARVLVQVQSRQMEKPLNQEEAIPVLDKLQ; translated from the coding sequence ATGTCGAATGTAGCGATCAAACTCATCGCCGTTACCGGAGTCGTTGGTCTAGGCTTTTTGATGTTCCTTCAGGCACAGAAAGGGATGCAGACTGGTGCTGATGAGAGCCAGATGAGCCAATTAGAATCACTCGATGGTGTGAATGATAAGGTCTCATATCCCGACGCTCCTGCAACTGTGAGAAAACAAACAGAAAAAAATACGGAGCCACTTAAAATCCCTTTCAGCAAAGTACCTGCTGAGCTTTCTGAATTGGCAGCCCGCACTGCAAAACTTTTACCAACTCAGAAAAAAAAGCCTCGCGAAATACCATTTGAACCGAACACAAAATCTTCCAAAATCAAACTTACGGCAGCATCTGATGAAGTAGTAACCGATGACCAGAAAGTGGCTGAAGTTACTGAGTTTAAGAAGGGTATGACTCTTGAGGCCCCTCCCAAAGGTCTTGACTTCCGTGAATCTTCAGAGATGAAAGTGTCCAAAGCCACCGAGAATCCCTTTTCAGATTCTCTAAAAACACCTCTTGAAAAAGTGGAGTCACTTACTCCAACTCAATCAGAGTTTAAGACAGGACCACAGTTTGGTTTACCAGCATCGGATTCAACTGCAAGCTCGCTTTCTAAAGAAACGAACCCATCTGAAAAGATTCCCGGCAAAGAAAATTCAGTGAATCCGTTTAAACAAGCTGACACAGCATCAGATCAACCTCGTTTGTCAGATCAGAAAATTCAGCCGGTTGAACAAACTCAAGTTGAAGAAAACCCATTTACAGAAGAAGAACTGCCTGTTAAGAAACTGGAAAATAATGAACCACCGTTTGAGGTAAGTAAAAAAAATACGAATGACATTCCTACTATCGATTCCAATCCGTTTATGACAGTTCCTGATCAAAAATCAGAACCGAAGACACTTTCGATTCCACCGAAACAAAAATTAACTCCCGAAGTAGAACCGGAATTCAATCCATTTGCTACAGAATCAAGTGCGAAATCAATAGAGCCCGTTCCTGATAAGCAAGATGAAATTGGGACTGCTCCACAAATCACAACTGAAAATCCTGAAGCAAAAGAGATTACAGATAACTCAATTCAACTCGATAAGGATAGATCGCCATTTAATAGTGATCCTAAGCCAAAACGAGAGCCTGTCTCTGAAAAGAAGTCTTCGGATGTTGTTGTCATAAAAAAACGTAAAGGAAAGTCGAGTCCTGAAACACCTCCCCTATTTACGATCGAAAGTGGGCCCAGGAAAGTCACTGAAGCAACTCCTGATCCTGTCGAACTTGCCCCGAGTCCAGAACCAAAGCCTTTAAGCCTTGTTGAAGAGAATCAACCTGTTCCACATGAACCAGCAAAACTAAAGGTTCAACAGAAAATTCATTCCCCTAAAATGACGATTCAAAAAATGGCACCTCCCGAAGCAGTCTTGGGAGAACCATTTATTTACCATGTACTCGTTAAAAATATTGGAACTACTTCTGCACAGGAAGTGGTCGTCGAAGACCGTATTCCTAAAGGCGCAAAGCTTACCGGTACAATTCCGCGTGCAGAACAAATCAATGATCGCATCATTTGGCGCTTAGGTTCAATGGGACCAGGAGTTGAAAAGAAAATATCCATTCGAGTTATACCTGAAAAAGCAGGCCAAATTGGAAGTGTCGCAACGGTGAACTTTGTGACCGAAGTCGCTGCGGCAACAAAAATCACATCACCAAAACTGATCATCCAATCAGATTCTCCGGAGGCAGTGAAACCTGGTGAAATCACTGTAGTCAATTATACGATCACGAATTCAGGATCGGGTGATGCAAAAAATGTGTATGTACGAAGTCTCATTCCACCACAATTTTCGCATCCTGGGGGCGATGATATTGAATACAGTGTCGGTGTGATTCCTGCCGGTGAAACTAAACAGATTCAACTGAAATTAAAGGCAATCAAACCCGGTTCAGGTAAGAATGTTTCCAGTGTCATTGGTGATGGGAACCTAAAAGCGGAAACAGAAGTTCCCCTTAAAGTTGTCGGTAATGGTGAGAAAATTTTGTTAACTCGAAAAGGCCCCAAAAACAGATATCTTGGACGCTCAGCTCAGTACGAAAACGTTATCACCAACAATTCAGAACAGCCAATACAAAACATCTCTGTTTTTGAATCAATCCCTCCTGGCATGAAGTTTATTTCTGCATCAGCCAACGGACAGTTTGATCCGGTTCGTAAGGTTGTTCAATGGGATATTCTTGAATTACCAGCCAGTGATCAGCAAATGCTATCCATCGAATTGGAACCAACGACCGTGGGAAAAGCACTAAGCACTGTTCAGGTCGTCATTGATAACAGCAGTAAGTTTGCAGTAAATTTACAGTCAGAAACGACTATACTTGGCCAACCTTTACTGAAAGTGGAAACAAGCGAATTAAAAGGACCACTTGAAGTAGGCGAAAAAATGGCAATGCAAGTACAGCTGCTGAATCAAGGAAGTGCCTCAGCTACGAATGTCGAATTCCGGGTCAAAATCCCACAAGAATTGATGTTTCTCTCTGCAAAAGGACCTGCAAAATATAGACAAGCCGGATCCTATGTGATTTTTGAATCGACTCAGGAATTACCAGCAAAACAAGCATTAGACTTTGAACTCTTCCTAGCTGCCCGAAATAAAGGCGATGCGCGAGTGTTGGTTCAAGTCCAGTCCAGGCAAATGGAAAAACCTCTTAATCAGGAAGAAGCCATTCCTGTATTAGATAAACTCCAATAA
- a CDS encoding DUF1501 domain-containing protein, with translation MINTSRHGILTRREILQKVGGGFGMMSLAGMLSTLDAAPKKVPQQTPHFAPKAKRVIFLFMSGGPSQVDTFDPKPALKKYEGQRPAAANIRTASKTMGLLPSPVKFINSGKSGIPVSEHLPNIAKHVDDMAIIRSMHTDFPNHAPALCMMNLGTLTPTRPSLGSWLTYGLGTENQNLPGFLALCPGKPVVGPKLWGSAFLPGKHQATHINNKDLTPEKMIPYLKNEALTPEEQKKQLDLVLAINKQHLNNRVGDSALETRIKSMELAYRMQFAATDAFDISQEPEKLQEAYGKSEFSKSCLLARRLSERGVRFVQIYYGNRQPWDTHSNHDKSNERLCKDIDRPIGQLMTDLKQRGLLDETLIVWGGEFGRTPTAQGGINGRDHNPFGFCMWLAGGGIKGGVVHGESDEFGFRAMQDKVHVHDLHATILHLLGIDHERLTYHYSGRDFRLTDVAGEVVQNIIA, from the coding sequence ATGATCAATACAAGCAGACATGGAATATTGACCCGACGCGAAATTCTACAGAAAGTGGGCGGCGGTTTTGGTATGATGAGTCTGGCTGGTATGCTTTCCACTTTGGACGCAGCCCCCAAAAAAGTACCGCAGCAAACTCCCCATTTTGCTCCCAAAGCAAAACGCGTCATCTTTTTGTTTATGAGTGGCGGTCCTTCTCAGGTTGATACCTTTGATCCGAAACCTGCCTTGAAAAAGTACGAGGGGCAGCGTCCCGCGGCGGCAAATATTCGAACTGCTTCCAAAACAATGGGCTTGCTCCCTTCACCCGTCAAGTTTATTAACTCGGGAAAATCAGGTATTCCCGTTTCAGAGCACCTTCCCAACATTGCCAAACATGTCGATGACATGGCGATTATTCGCTCAATGCATACTGATTTTCCCAATCATGCGCCAGCGCTGTGCATGATGAACTTAGGAACGCTCACGCCTACTCGTCCCAGTCTCGGTTCATGGTTAACGTATGGTCTGGGAACTGAGAATCAGAACTTGCCCGGTTTTCTTGCACTGTGCCCTGGTAAACCCGTGGTTGGTCCCAAATTATGGGGGAGTGCATTTTTACCAGGCAAGCATCAGGCGACACATATCAATAATAAAGATCTGACGCCAGAGAAAATGATTCCCTATTTGAAGAATGAGGCATTGACTCCCGAAGAACAGAAAAAACAGTTGGATCTGGTACTGGCAATTAATAAACAACACCTCAATAACAGAGTGGGAGACAGTGCCCTTGAGACACGAATTAAATCAATGGAACTAGCTTACCGGATGCAGTTTGCAGCAACGGATGCATTTGATATTTCGCAAGAGCCTGAAAAATTACAGGAAGCTTACGGTAAGAGCGAGTTTTCGAAATCTTGCCTTTTGGCGCGCCGCTTAAGTGAACGTGGCGTGCGATTTGTCCAAATCTACTATGGGAATCGACAACCGTGGGACACACACAGTAATCATGACAAGAGTAATGAGCGACTTTGTAAAGACATAGATCGACCAATTGGACAACTGATGACCGACTTGAAACAACGGGGTTTGCTGGATGAAACGCTCATTGTCTGGGGAGGCGAGTTTGGCAGGACTCCGACTGCACAAGGGGGCATCAATGGCCGTGATCATAACCCGTTTGGATTCTGCATGTGGCTGGCGGGCGGCGGAATCAAAGGTGGAGTCGTACATGGTGAATCGGATGAATTCGGGTTCCGCGCCATGCAGGACAAAGTTCATGTTCACGATCTACATGCCACGATTTTGCATCTTCTGGGCATTGACCATGAACGGCTGACTTATCATTATTCAGGGCGAGATTTTCGCCTGACTGATGTGGCTGGAGAAGTTGTACAAAATATCATTGCCTGA
- a CDS encoding NAD(+)/NADH kinase: MSDRPLNIMFLQRDQSTHIQTAWDQIHQYLKAQPSVYVSSVSVIEDFDPDNSDADLVIVLGGDGAILRACRQMRLNQLPMIGINLGRLGFLADLTPDGFCKNFPLILERKYKIVEHLMFECKHFLADGTTNSYLGLNEVVISSAGAMSMIDVELAVDNELVTTYSGDGLIISTPVGSTAHSLSAGGPILKQDLQAFVITPICPHTPSNRPLVDNASALYSLTAANVPPGAMLVIDGQIKVPYSSGDRLEISKATVAFKLARIPGFNYYSRLNRKLGWGGQPKYGAE, translated from the coding sequence ATGTCTGATCGCCCTTTAAATATCATGTTTCTTCAGCGTGATCAAAGTACGCATATACAAACAGCCTGGGATCAAATCCATCAGTATCTCAAAGCACAACCTTCTGTCTATGTCTCTTCAGTTTCAGTTATCGAAGACTTCGATCCAGATAACTCCGACGCCGATTTGGTGATTGTGCTCGGTGGTGATGGAGCCATCCTCAGAGCCTGTCGCCAGATGAGACTGAACCAACTTCCTATGATCGGAATTAATTTGGGGCGGTTAGGTTTTTTAGCTGACCTGACCCCTGACGGATTCTGTAAGAACTTTCCACTGATTTTAGAACGAAAGTATAAAATTGTTGAGCACTTAATGTTTGAATGCAAACATTTCCTGGCTGACGGAACAACCAATTCGTATTTGGGGCTCAATGAAGTTGTGATTAGTTCAGCAGGCGCGATGTCAATGATTGATGTTGAATTAGCAGTTGACAACGAATTAGTCACGACTTATAGCGGAGATGGGCTCATCATCAGTACTCCTGTTGGATCGACGGCACATAGTTTATCGGCAGGAGGTCCGATCCTGAAACAGGACCTTCAGGCGTTTGTGATCACACCAATTTGCCCGCACACCCCCTCGAATCGTCCTTTAGTTGACAATGCGAGTGCGCTTTATTCTTTGACTGCTGCCAATGTTCCACCAGGCGCGATGCTGGTGATTGACGGGCAAATCAAAGTGCCTTATTCTTCCGGGGACCGTCTGGAAATTTCAAAAGCGACCGTCGCATTTAAACTCGCGCGTATCCCCGGTTTCAACTACTATTCTCGGCTCAATCGCAAGCTGGGCTGGGGGGGACAGCCGAAATATGGTGCTGAATGA
- a CDS encoding DUF6263 family protein, whose protein sequence is MRSFVFCVLSLSLICSSVSYNLTFAEEDTAQYLLRYKFTPSQFVHYTVDSQNKISVQLNLNKQTTINTAKTEKHYRVVWVDEKGNGTLETVIDRVRMSAQFDNQAPATFDSQDPKQKDLKQYEKIRETIGKPSRMVYSPLGKAMPKKSESKPDNQGFLIPLPEEEVKIGDTWKEDYEIEVAVGKKLRKKIPIRRTFTLESVDDQIAEIKFKTKIIARQNDPKIGLQLIQKTPSGTVKLDIEKGIIVLQDISLDKAQVGIFQGQGAMRAISSRVETLVDPTEIAQKNTKSDSQ, encoded by the coding sequence ATGCGGTCCTTTGTGTTCTGCGTACTATCATTGAGTTTGATTTGTTCCTCTGTATCTTACAATCTTACTTTTGCAGAGGAAGATACAGCGCAATACCTTTTACGCTATAAATTTACGCCTTCTCAGTTTGTACATTATACGGTCGATTCACAGAACAAAATATCAGTGCAATTGAACCTGAATAAACAAACAACAATCAACACTGCTAAAACCGAAAAACACTATCGTGTGGTATGGGTTGATGAAAAGGGAAATGGCACTCTGGAAACTGTGATTGATCGTGTGCGAATGAGCGCTCAGTTTGATAATCAGGCACCAGCCACTTTTGATTCCCAAGATCCAAAACAGAAGGACCTGAAACAATATGAGAAAATACGAGAAACCATCGGTAAACCCTCTCGTATGGTCTATTCTCCACTCGGAAAGGCGATGCCTAAGAAGAGTGAGTCAAAACCTGATAACCAGGGTTTCTTGATTCCACTTCCCGAAGAGGAAGTAAAAATCGGAGATACCTGGAAAGAAGATTATGAGATCGAAGTTGCTGTTGGCAAAAAACTAAGAAAAAAAATTCCTATCAGACGGACTTTCACTTTAGAATCCGTCGATGACCAAATTGCTGAAATCAAATTCAAAACTAAGATTATCGCACGCCAAAATGACCCCAAAATTGGACTACAATTAATACAAAAAACACCCTCCGGGACCGTTAAATTGGATATCGAGAAGGGGATCATTGTTTTACAAGACATTTCTCTTGATAAAGCACAGGTCGGGATATTTCAAGGGCAAGGAGCAATGCGAGCAATTTCGTCTCGGGTAGAAACATTGGTCGATCCTACTGAAATTGCACAGAAAAATACGAAGTCAGATTCTCAATAA